CGGCTTTAATGCGTGGAATTCTCATGGGGTGAGGGTGTGAGGGGTGCCAGTGAGGTGGGGGTGGGTGAGCGGAATGATGGGCCAAAGGGTGAATGGAGAGGTGGGAGAGTCAATTTAAAAATAGCCTGTCCTTCTATACGTCCCCGTCGTAGTCCGCCACAGCGATCCCGATGGCGCCTGCGGAGCGAGTCGGGATCGGACCGTCCAGGATCCGGGAGAGGTTCCCATTTCCCGTTCCCCGAAACAGAAGGGGAGGGCCGGTGCGCCGTGCAATCAGCAGAAGGTCGAGATCTCCGTCATTGTCGAAATCTCCCCAGGCAGCGAATCGGAGGGACGCGCTCCGCGAGTCCAGGACCCAGTGCTCCACACCATTGCGGCCTCGTGGAACTCCGGCCCTCCGAAGCGGCGCTTCGCGAAGTCCGCACCTCTCCCCACAACTCCGGGATGCACGGAAAAACAGCCTGACCTTCCATATACTCTCTTCTGCTCCGCGGCGTTTTGCGGGGTGGGTCCGGGCTTGCGGGCGGGCGGGGTTGGGACCAACGTGCGGCCCACTGGGATGCCCGCGCCGGCAGCGGGGATCTCGCGACGACCTATGAATACACTGTTGAAGAAGGCTCTTTGGGTGGGATTGGCAATCGTTTGGATGTCGGCGACGGCGCACGCGGAGTGGAAGACGGACTTTGCGGCGGCCCAGGCGGAGGCAAAGAAGGAGAATCGGCTGCTGGTCTTGAATTTCACCGGATCCGACTGGTGTCCGCCGTGCATCCAGATGAAGCGTGAGGTGCTGGACAAGAAGGAGTTCA
The Verrucomicrobiia bacterium DNA segment above includes these coding regions:
- a CDS encoding VCBS repeat-containing protein, which gives rise to MEHWVLDSRSASLRFAAWGDFDNDGDLDLLLIARRTGPPLLFRGTGNGNLSRILDGPIPTRSAGAIGIAVADYDGDV